In Populus alba chromosome 4, ASM523922v2, whole genome shotgun sequence, the genomic window CCACctgaaataaaatatgaaaacaattATCATTTCTACTTCAGAGCTCTATAAGTTCACAAGATTACTGACCTGAATGTGTGAATCATGCTCTACTTCTTTGGTTTTTCTGATGCTTAGTCACTGCCTGGAAAAATGGCTAAAGTAGTAAAAAGAACCATTCCTGAAAGTCATTTCTAGATCACTAAACTCAGTATGCATATGATTCTCTATAGTCCAAGACCCGCTAGCATTCTGATCTGTTGCAGGCTTGTATCCTTATTTTTGTTGCTTGTATTGAAACTTAAACACAagttatattattcttttctctGTATGTTATACCCTTTTCATGTGAAGATCTCGGATTAGACATCTTGGACAAAACTTATGGAACAAATTTGCTCTGATGCTTATTGCGAAGTAGGATTTAATGTTCTGAACTGCACAATAATgacattgttgtttttgttgcagGAGAAAATTGCTATGCTTCGAGAAAATGAGTCATtactaaaaacaaatgaaaggcTGAATAATGAAAAGGAGAAGTTGCTGATAGCTAAAGATTTGTCTGATAATCAAATTAGTGGATTAACTAAATCCTTAGAAGCCATGCAAAAGGATCTCAAGGACAGGGAGAGCCAAGTAATTTTCATGCAAGCAAAACATTATTGTCATGTGTGGgtgtgggtgtgtgtgtgtgttttaagTTTCTCTCCCCCCCTCTTTTTTCAGATACAAGACTTGAAGCAATCATGGGAGCGCCAAAGAAAGGAAATCAATGATTGCAGATCTGAAATCACTTCATTAAAAATGCACATTGAAGGATCCCGTTCTGGAATGAACGTGTTAGCTAGTGATGTTGATGCTGTTCAATCCCAGTCCTTGGAAAAGTACAAGGAAGAAATAAAGTCATTGCAGATGGAAATAGCAGGATTGAAGGCAAAGGGAGCATATGCTTCTGAATCCATAGATAACTCCACTTCTGAGAAAGAGACTTGTCAGGCTGAAGAGAAAGTGGTTGAAATAGATGAAGATAAAGCTATAGTCTCCCACCCAGTTGATGTGGCAGGAGTTTTGGGCAATGGAGATGCTCTACCACTGTCTATCAATGAAACCAATAAACCTGAGGAAGTTTTGGAAGATTTATTGAACAGTTGTTCAGATGAAAATGCCCTTGTTGATAACAGTGCATTAGTCACCAAACAAAATGGTGAAGCACCATCAGAAGATGGTAGGTTACAACTAGGATCGGACAACTTGGGTGATAAAGCTGCTTCTGAGAATATGGCAAGTTCATCTTCTTCCTATCAGACATTATACTCTCTCCCATGTGTTGATTTTCTCTTTCACTTTAAATTGGGTGGCACCTCTATAAGAAGTAGACCTTCCGGCCTATGAATTTTCCTGAATCCTAATGGGTTtcctttttaatatcataatttctTAGATAAACTAACCTCCCTCACcacccaaaaaataatttccctGGTTTTCTTTTCCATGCTTTTCTTTCgaagtaatttatttatatgctatatctgaaatatatatttactttgCAGGGCTTACGAACCATTGAGATCCTTGCTGATGCTTTGCCCAAGATTGTTCCTTATGTTTTGATCAATCACCGAGAGGTACACTTTAGACTCATTTGTTCTTCATCTGACTCTGAGCTCTGtggataagttttttttcacaTACTGTCTTGGTTTTATTTGCTCAGGAGCTTCTTCCCCTAATGATGTGTGCAATTGAGTGTCATCCAGATAGTGGCACACGAGACTCCTTGACCCACACGctgtttaatttgataaaacgTCCGGATGAGCAGCAGAGACGAATTATAATGGATGTAGGGTCATAATTTTATCATACCGAATTCCTTGAAGTTGAAGTTCTAAGCTTTTGTAGCAACATGTATATCTAATTTGAAGATGATGCTGAGCCTTTTGAGGTTTGTTTCAGGCATGTGTTAGTCTCGCTAAGAATGTAGGGGAGATGAGAACAGAAACAGAATTGCTTCCCCAGTGTTGGGAACAAGTGAGTTCAGTGTTGTTTTGCAGGGAATTTCCAATTTTTCCATAAATGtcttttcatctttcatttcGTTTCTGTCCACCTTTTCTAAGGATCAATTTTACATGGATTGCAGATAAGCCATATGTATGAGGAGCGTAGGTTGCTTGTGGCTCAATCTTGTGGAGAGCTTGCAGAATTCGTCCGCCTTGAGATTCGTGATTCTCTAATTTTGTCCATTGTGCAACAGCTGATAGAAGATTCTGCAACTGTTGTACGAGAAGCTGCTGCTCATAATTTGGCTTTGCTACTTCCACTATTCCCAAATGTGGACAAATATTTCAAGGTCAGCCTCACTAAATAAGCTTCGGGGCAATCATGGAGAAGAATTCTGATTTGACCGAATTGGCTACAATGTAAGCTCTAGAACAGGCTGATGGCACATGGTCTAGGCAATGGAGCCTTTTCCTCGCCACAATATGATGTctgagaagaaaatgaaaatattgaagtaaaacaaattgaaacatTTAGTTTTTTCAGTATCTCATATTGTTTGTTGATAGGTAGAGGAGTTGATGTTCCAATTGGTATGTGATCCCTCTGGAGTGGTGGTGGATACTGCATTGAAAGAACTGCTTCCTGCAGTTATAAAGTGGGGAAACAGACTAGAACACATTTTAAGAGTTCTGCTCTCCCACATCTTGAGCTCTGCTCAGGTTTGGTTGTTTTCTagcagtttttttcttcttgatgttCTTCTGGTGTTTTTGGTACATTtctccttaatttttttctctgctATTTTCAGCATTGTCCTCCTCTCTCGGGGGTTGAAGGCTCTATGGAATCACATCTACATGTTTTAGGGGAACGTGAGCGCTGGAATATTGATGTTTTATTAAGAATGCTGGTGGAATTGCTTTCCCCTGTGCACCAGAAAGCAGTTGAGACTTGCCCTTTATCTTCAGCCCCAGAGTCAAAGGACAGGATGTTCTCTACCTCCTTGCTTGAAACGTATGCAAGGTAAGCTctggtcttcttcttcttcttcttcttcttttattctttcttttcatttaattttaataaaaaaaatttggtttatttCCTGGTAAAGGTAGCTTCTAATAATACTGAGCCTAGTTATGGTCATAATCACTTTGAAGAAATTTTACTGTCATACTAGGGAACATGCTGAATGGCCAGCATTTGATTGGATGTATGTCGATTGCTTTCCTGATCTGATACAGCTCACCTGCATGTTACCTCAGAAAGAAGATAGTTTAAGAATTAGAACTACAAAGGTAGCTTTTTCCTGCTTGGAATTAATTCATTAAGTCATCTTGACTTCTTTTTGGTGCTTGGATGTTAAGTATAGTGCTTCCTGTTGTTTCTAACTAAAATGGTTTGCAGTTTTTGCTGGCTGTAAGTGAATACTTTGGGGATTCTTATCTGGTACACATAATGCTGCCCATATTCTTGGTATCGGTTGGAGATAATGCTGATTTGTCATTTTTCCCTTCTGTCAACCACCCAAGAATAAAAGGTGTGATAATAAATTTCAGTGAATTCCTTTCACATTAttgtatttcattaatttctgcTTTATTGCAGGTTTGAGGCCAAGAACTGCTGTTGCTGAGAGACTTGCTACTATGTGCATATTGCCACTGCTTTTGGCTGGTGTTTTAGGTGCCCCCAGCCAGCATGAACAGTTAGCAAACTACTTGAGAGGGCTGCTAGTTGATGGCACCCTGAAAGAGAGTCAGTCAACAAAGCACACTGCTGAGATTATTGATGCTGTTCGGTTTCTTTGGTTTGTACTTTGTAGACCGTTATGTGTAATACTGTATCACTTACCTTCAGTTTCAATTTTGAGTGATAAATACCAGTTTCTTCATGATGCAGCACATTTGAGAAGCACCACGGtatcattttcaatattttatgggAAATGGTTGTCAGCTCCAACATAGATATGAAAATCAATGCTGCCAACCTTTTGAAAGCCATTGTAAGTTGCATGTTCCTCTGTAATCATCATTTCCTGCTACCCCAAGCCtagttttaaacattttttttccattcatttaaTAGATGCCATATATTGATGCGAAAGTTGCTTCCACTCACGTTTTGCCTGCGCTGATCACTCTTGGCTCTGACCCAAACCTGAATGTTAAGTATGCCAGCATAGAAGCATTTGGAGCTGTTGCACAGCATTTCAAAAATGACAtggtatgtatgtgtgtgtgtgtgtgtgtttttttttctattccagGAAGTGATTTTAGTAATCTTGAAGGAGAAAGTTTTGTAAGTTAACTATTTGCCATCTTTCAGATTGTTGACAAGATTCGCGTCCAAATGGATGCGTTTCTTGAAGATGGATCCCATGAAGCTACTATTGCTGTGGTCCGTGCTTTATTGGTGGCAGTACCACATACAACAGACAAACTTAGAGATTATATCCTCAACCTTCACCAGAAGATAAAAATTtgagtttaaatatatttattcagCAGGCTGAGATTATTTATTGTGTTTTCACCAATTTACCAGCCTCTATTAGCTCCCAACGTTAAATGAACATGTTGTTAACTTATGCCAGTTGTTTCTTTGACATTCCAAACATCTCCTTTCCAAGATATTTCAGTTTACAGCCTTGCCAGCTTCTGTAAGTGATGTGATGCGTCGCCGTGAGAGAGCTAATGCATTCTGTGAATCAATCCGTGCCCTGGATGCTACAGGTTTGTCTATTCACCTTCAGTGTCCACTATTTTTTTCTCCGCCCCAAGTTCATATTTACTATAACAAGTGACTTCTAAACTAGCAAATGACTTCTATTAATCTCTGACTAAAATACCATTAGTGTTTTCGCAAGCACTCATTACACAGTCTGATTATTTTACTGGTTTTTGCTACCCTCAGCTAGTTAATGGATGGGCCTTTTGTAGACTCAGTATGATTTGGATGCATCTATATCTGATGTGTATAAATTATCTTTCTCTTCTGGAATGCGTCTTGCACATTAAACAAGTTTGCTTtccaattcttaatttttttatgcgcTGGTGTTAAATGTTTAGTCTCATTTGTTTGTTCCAGATCTTTCTGCAAATAGTGTAAGGGAATTTCTCCTTCCTGCAATACAAAACCTGTTAAAAGACCCGGATGCATTAGATCCAGCTCACAAAGAAGCCCTAGAGATAATAATGAAGGAAAGATCTGGTGGAGCTTTAGATGCTCTTAGTAAAGCGATGGGTGCTCATCTTGGGCTAGCATCATCAGTCAGTAGTTTCTTTGGAGATAGTGGGCTGTTAGGGAAGAAAGAAGCTTCGGAGCCGGTATCACCACAGCCTGACTCTCCGAAGGCTGTGCCACCCCTTCAAGCGGAAGACACAAGATTCAGGCGTATCATGAGAGGTAATTTCTCGGAAATGCTTAGAGGTAAAACAAAGGGCCTAGATGAAACAAACCCTAGCCAATAAATTACGTGAACCCATGGGATGGTGTGTTGCGGGTTTCCTTGTTTTCCATCTCCCGCACTAGGTCTTCGATTTTATTCCCCAATACACGAGGTTTTGAGTTGGTTGATCTTTTCAAcatagaatttttttcttcttttcaaggAATTTACGTTGTATAGGTGAAACAGGATGAAGGGTAGATTGCAATTGAAGTGTGAATGTTTCTACAAACAGTAGCtgcagaaaggaagaaaataatccatgatattttttattcaccaATATTTCTACTTCCTGCCATGTTACATGCCCCTAgtgaataaattgaaatatacCCTTCCTAGGAAAAATGTCATCTTTGAATTCTATTAGAAAATGTTCTTTTCTTGTTAAGAGTATTACATTATAATAAAGAGAGAGCCTTCTGCCAAAGCTAGTATTCTAAGACTTCCCCAAAAATTAAGCAAGAGGGTTAGCATTTTGATTGAAGAAGATGATTGTGTGGTGAAagaagcaaaattaaaaaaa contains:
- the LOC118055966 gene encoding uncharacterized protein, which gives rise to MEVERSSLCNCVVNFLLEEKYILTAFELLQELLDDGRDDHAIRLKEFFSDPSHFPPDQISRFNSLRVADPQSLLEEKEAMEEKLALTAYELRLAQEDISKLKTELQKKSDLSLTELSESKSNFSVNPGPDVVRQKKNASLSDLGPLKDNERRDLNCAVKEYLLLAGYRLAAMTFYEEVTDQNLDVWQNTPACVPDALRHYYYQYLSSTSEAAEEKIAMLRENESLLKTNERLNNEKEKLLIAKDLSDNQISGLTKSLEAMQKDLKDRESQIQDLKQSWERQRKEINDCRSEITSLKMHIEGSRSGMNVLASDVDAVQSQSLEKYKEEIKSLQMEIAGLKAKGAYASESIDNSTSEKETCQAEEKVVEIDEDKAIVSHPVDVAGVLGNGDALPLSINETNKPEEVLEDLLNSCSDENALVDNSALVTKQNGEAPSEDGRLQLGSDNLGDKAASENMGLRTIEILADALPKIVPYVLINHREELLPLMMCAIECHPDSGTRDSLTHTLFNLIKRPDEQQRRIIMDACVSLAKNVGEMRTETELLPQCWEQISHMYEERRLLVAQSCGELAEFVRLEIRDSLILSIVQQLIEDSATVVREAAAHNLALLLPLFPNVDKYFKVEELMFQLVCDPSGVVVDTALKELLPAVIKWGNRLEHILRVLLSHILSSAQHCPPLSGVEGSMESHLHVLGERERWNIDVLLRMLVELLSPVHQKAVETCPLSSAPESKDRMFSTSLLETYAREHAEWPAFDWMYVDCFPDLIQLTCMLPQKEDSLRIRTTKFLLAVSEYFGDSYLVHIMLPIFLVSVGDNADLSFFPSVNHPRIKGLRPRTAVAERLATMCILPLLLAGVLGAPSQHEQLANYLRGLLVDGTLKESQSTKHTAEIIDAVRFLCTFEKHHGIIFNILWEMVVSSNIDMKINAANLLKAIMPYIDAKVASTHVLPALITLGSDPNLNVKYASIEAFGAVAQHFKNDMIVDKIRVQMDAFLEDGSHEATIAVVRALLVAVPHTTDKLRDYLLSKIFQFTALPASVSDVMRRRERANAFCESIRALDATDLSANSVREFLLPAIQNLLKDPDALDPAHKEALEIIMKERSGGALDALSKAMGAHLGLASSVSSFFGDSGLLGKKEASEPVSPQPDSPKAVPPLQAEDTRFRRIMRGNFSEMLRGKTKGLDETNPSQ